In Lacibacter sp. H375, one DNA window encodes the following:
- the mazG gene encoding nucleoside triphosphate pyrophosphohydrolase, which translates to MQTATADSFLRLVKIMDELREQCPWDRKQTIHTLRQLTIEETYELTDAISDENWKDIKEELGDLMLHIVFYSKIGAEQGQFTIPEMINGVCEKLIARHPHIYGDVKVDDEEDVKRNWEKLKMKEGKTSVLSGVPKGLPSMVKAIRIQEKAKQVGFEWENKEQVFEKIEEEINELKEVVQTAEQDKIEEELGDVFFSLVNYARFLQIDADHALERTNQKFIQRFTQMEQEAISEGKQLTHMSLEEMDGIWNRIKQKNREA; encoded by the coding sequence ATGCAAACAGCCACAGCCGATAGTTTTCTGCGTTTGGTAAAGATCATGGATGAACTGCGGGAGCAGTGCCCATGGGACAGGAAGCAAACAATTCATACGCTGCGCCAACTCACCATTGAAGAAACCTATGAACTTACAGATGCTATCTCGGACGAGAACTGGAAAGATATTAAAGAGGAGTTGGGCGACCTGATGTTGCACATCGTCTTCTATTCAAAAATCGGAGCAGAGCAGGGACAGTTCACTATACCAGAAATGATCAATGGGGTTTGTGAAAAGTTGATTGCACGTCATCCGCATATTTACGGCGATGTGAAAGTGGATGATGAGGAAGATGTGAAACGCAACTGGGAAAAACTCAAGATGAAAGAAGGAAAGACTTCTGTTTTGAGTGGCGTGCCCAAAGGATTACCCTCCATGGTAAAAGCCATCCGCATACAGGAAAAAGCAAAACAGGTTGGGTTTGAATGGGAGAACAAAGAACAAGTGTTTGAAAAGATAGAAGAAGAGATCAATGAATTAAAAGAAGTGGTGCAAACTGCCGAGCAGGATAAAATAGAAGAGGAGTTAGGCGATGTATTCTTTTCATTGGTGAATTATGCACGGTTTTTGCAGATTGATGCTGACCATGCGCTGGAACGCACAAATCAAAAGTTCATACAGCGGTTTACCCAGATGGAGCAGGAAGCTATAAGTGAAGGAAAACAGTTGACACATATGAGTTTGGAAGAGATGGACGGCATCTGGAACCGCATCAAACAGAAAAACAGGGAAGCATAA
- a CDS encoding DUF3667 domain-containing protein: protein MSHGEGRKEKNCLNCNARVFGRYCHVCGQENVEPRETAWHLIVHFFNDITHFEGKFSKAIRYLLFRPGFLPAEYARGRRMSYMNPVRMYVFTSAFFFIIFFSLFKIDDSAVALSYAKLEQRFKDSDVNFDVNFVSGEISVGEQNVGNLNRMDKLNEQLIDSLIRAKAQKKDSTQVGDTVKKKKPATLFDFNGKFESLEVYDSIQKSLPADERDGWFATLVSRKAAHINEKYGKTPGLAFARISDVFLHKLPTIFFVSLPLFALILSLLYIRRRKQFNFVNHAIFSIYYYIFCFLLMLIYFAANKLRDISGWSIFLWIQIALGFYLFIYLYKAMRNYYLQRRAKTIIKYFLLNFIFFIIVTFLFAGFLIFSAFNI from the coding sequence ATGTCGCACGGCGAGGGAAGGAAAGAAAAAAACTGCTTAAACTGTAATGCAAGGGTCTTTGGCCGTTATTGCCATGTTTGCGGCCAGGAAAATGTTGAACCGAGAGAAACAGCCTGGCATTTGATCGTTCATTTCTTTAACGATATCACCCATTTCGAAGGAAAATTCAGCAAAGCCATACGTTATCTTTTGTTCAGGCCCGGCTTTTTACCGGCTGAGTATGCCCGTGGGCGCCGCATGAGTTATATGAATCCTGTGCGGATGTATGTATTTACATCGGCATTTTTCTTTATCATTTTCTTTTCGTTGTTCAAAATAGATGATAGTGCAGTTGCATTGAGTTATGCCAAACTTGAACAACGGTTTAAAGACAGCGATGTGAATTTTGATGTAAATTTTGTGTCTGGCGAAATTAGTGTTGGTGAACAAAACGTTGGCAATCTCAACAGGATGGATAAGCTCAATGAGCAACTGATCGATTCGCTTATCAGGGCAAAAGCACAAAAGAAAGATTCAACACAAGTTGGCGACACAGTGAAAAAGAAGAAACCGGCAACTTTGTTTGACTTTAATGGAAAGTTTGAATCGCTTGAAGTATATGATTCCATCCAGAAGAGTTTACCTGCAGATGAACGGGATGGTTGGTTTGCAACTCTGGTGAGTAGGAAAGCAGCACACATCAATGAAAAATATGGCAAAACTCCCGGTCTTGCATTTGCCCGTATCAGCGATGTGTTTCTGCATAAGTTGCCCACCATTTTTTTTGTTTCATTACCCTTGTTTGCTCTTATCCTTTCGTTGTTATACATCCGCCGACGAAAGCAGTTTAATTTTGTTAACCATGCCATCTTTAGTATCTACTATTATATCTTCTGTTTCCTGTTGATGTTGATCTATTTTGCTGCAAACAAACTGCGAGACATCAGCGGGTGGAGTATTTTTTTGTGGATCCAGATAGCATTGGGCTTCTACCTGTTTATTTATCTCTATAAAGCCATGCGTAACTATTACCTGCAACGCAGAGCCAAAACCATCATCAAGTACTTTCTTCTTAACTTCATTTTTTTCATAATTGTTACATTTCTTTTTGCTGGATTTTTAATTTTCTCAGCGTTTAATATTTAA
- a CDS encoding RHS repeat domain-containing protein yields the protein MMHKLISVFVLLALLPFAGNSQYYQKDILSTRQTMEQIKQYKANKVRKVVLQSFEGSGQPVEQFICFQEINPSFNIIKTFSQTTSTMQSVLVTQFNAKGQLIRSADSSNTTLNVSSYTYDATGRLAVVENVSQAYAYKTKETVRHQYTYDSSGLPVSMLRIKNGTDTAFVQFKADEKGNVGEEIITAKGKETQTWYYYYDAQNRLTDIVRFNDRARRLLPDYVYEYNEQSLLSQMISVQSGGSDYVTWRYQYNPQGLKTKESCFSKQKQLMGYVTYRYE from the coding sequence ATGATGCACAAACTAATATCCGTTTTCGTTTTACTTGCCCTCTTACCTTTTGCCGGCAATAGCCAGTACTACCAGAAAGACATCCTCAGTACACGCCAAACAATGGAGCAGATCAAACAGTACAAAGCCAACAAAGTTCGTAAGGTGGTGTTGCAGTCTTTTGAAGGAAGTGGCCAACCTGTTGAACAGTTCATCTGCTTCCAGGAAATAAATCCATCGTTCAACATCATTAAAACATTTAGTCAAACAACGTCTACCATGCAATCGGTATTGGTGACACAGTTCAATGCAAAAGGACAATTGATACGCAGTGCCGATAGCAGTAACACAACATTGAATGTTTCGAGCTATACCTACGATGCAACAGGACGATTAGCCGTTGTTGAAAATGTATCGCAGGCATACGCTTATAAAACAAAAGAAACAGTGCGTCACCAATACACGTATGATTCAAGTGGCCTACCCGTTTCAATGTTGCGCATTAAAAACGGAACCGATACTGCGTTTGTACAATTTAAAGCTGATGAAAAAGGTAATGTGGGTGAAGAGATCATTACAGCAAAAGGAAAAGAAACGCAAACCTGGTATTACTATTATGATGCACAAAACCGTTTAACAGATATTGTACGCTTTAATGATCGTGCACGCCGTTTGCTACCTGATTATGTTTATGAATACAACGAGCAATCTTTGCTTTCACAAATGATCTCAGTGCAAAGTGGCGGCAGTGATTATGTTACCTGGCGCTATCAATACAATCCACAAGGATTGAAAACAAAAGAGAGTTGTTTCAGTAAACAGAAGCAGTTGATGGGATATGTGACGTATAGGTATGAATAG
- a CDS encoding glucosyltransferase domain-containing protein has protein sequence MQTSKHLFTIIGIAILACFLIYYPVFFADYAFTDEAHQLWFNNDGSNFIMFLNQGRLITGWLIDGAFGNMDSVSDIKWLRIFSFSSMVVFMVLYGVLSKKLFDDLKIDGKVWALSVVFIPCSLSAAIYVGWASCAEIFLATLAAFLSGYLLFRKVNSKETYLKVSTLTLAVSLFFAMCSLFTYQTAFGFFLLPFFLYFIKNKSAKIDRTIIIGVGFYIACYVVYYFLFRYSLKVYNVQPSTRATINIDPLGKLSFFFSYPLAQAFSFNFLYNARSILSQIFYPLVILFWMISLFIRIGKKNVGKIIGHILICFALLILTYLPLMISIENFASYRTMFALNFLVFVMVCDFVISFLRTNRLRNIVAALAGLIFCAVAFYNYHINFSKPLENEYAALRSYFMNNYEERTEAIFFVRPPMNLFKSAFGVNYYTDEFGYPSTEKDWTPEPLLKQLVFEKTKSREEAKQVLLDVSSATQSPAFSVTDTAAKVLIIDMQAVFNAYWKQRDKSKN, from the coding sequence ATGCAGACTTCAAAACACCTGTTTACAATAATTGGCATTGCCATCCTCGCCTGCTTCCTGATCTATTATCCGGTATTCTTTGCCGATTATGCATTTACTGATGAAGCCCATCAGCTCTGGTTCAATAATGATGGATCGAACTTTATCATGTTTCTGAACCAGGGCCGACTCATTACCGGATGGTTAATTGATGGCGCCTTTGGCAATATGGATTCGGTAAGCGATATAAAATGGTTGCGGATATTTTCATTTTCCTCCATGGTCGTGTTTATGGTGTTGTATGGAGTGTTATCAAAAAAACTGTTTGATGATCTGAAAATCGATGGCAAAGTATGGGCACTGTCTGTTGTATTTATTCCGTGTAGTTTATCTGCTGCTATCTATGTTGGATGGGCATCCTGCGCCGAAATATTTTTAGCCACACTTGCAGCATTTTTATCGGGGTATCTCCTGTTTAGAAAAGTAAACAGTAAAGAGACTTATTTAAAAGTTTCTACTCTCACATTGGCTGTAAGTCTGTTCTTCGCCATGTGCTCATTGTTTACTTACCAAACGGCATTTGGTTTTTTCCTGTTGCCCTTCTTCCTGTATTTCATAAAAAATAAATCTGCAAAAATTGACAGAACTATCATTATCGGCGTAGGCTTCTATATTGCATGTTATGTTGTGTATTACTTCCTTTTCAGGTATTCATTGAAAGTGTACAATGTTCAGCCAAGTACAAGAGCCACCATAAATATTGATCCTTTGGGAAAGCTCAGTTTCTTTTTTTCTTACCCACTGGCACAGGCATTTAGTTTTAATTTTCTGTACAATGCAAGAAGTATTTTGTCGCAGATTTTTTATCCATTGGTTATTCTGTTTTGGATGATCAGTTTGTTTATACGGATCGGGAAAAAGAATGTTGGGAAGATTATCGGGCATATACTTATTTGTTTTGCATTGCTCATCCTTACTTATCTGCCGTTGATGATTTCGATTGAAAACTTCGCTTCATACAGAACAATGTTTGCACTCAACTTTCTTGTATTTGTAATGGTTTGCGATTTTGTTATTTCATTTTTGAGAACTAACAGATTGAGAAATATTGTGGCAGCATTAGCCGGTCTTATTTTTTGCGCAGTTGCGTTTTATAATTACCACATCAATTTTTCGAAACCGTTGGAAAATGAGTATGCAGCTTTGCGTTCTTACTTCATGAATAATTATGAGGAAAGAACAGAGGCGATATTTTTTGTTCGACCACCCATGAATTTATTTAAGTCGGCATTCGGGGTGAATTATTATACCGACGAGTTTGGCTATCCATCAACTGAAAAAGACTGGACTCCTGAACCATTGCTGAAACAACTTGTGTTCGAGAAAACAAAAAGCAGGGAGGAAGCCAAACAAGTGTTGTTAGATGTTTCTTCAGCAACTCAGTCGCCTGCATTTTCAGTAACCGATACTGCTGCAAAAGTTCTGATCATAGATATGCAGGCGGTTTTTAATGCATACTGGAAACAACGGGATAAGAGTAAAAATTGA
- a CDS encoding glycosyltransferase family 2 protein: MKKYLPHLQTLPPVAVVILNWNGRNFLQQFLPSVLASTYTNLQVIVADNASTDDSVQFLQQTFPSVEILTSKENYGFAKGYNFFLQQVKADYYVLLNSDVEVTTNWIEPVIELMEADKSIAACQPKILSFHQKNTFEYAGASGGWIDTLGYPFSRGRVFDVLEKDNGQYNNAVPVFWASGAALFIRSQCFQEMKGFDEFFFAHQEEIDLCWRLQRGGNKVYVCPQSVVYHVGGGTLPTGSSQKVFLNFRNNLVMICKNLPWSELWWKVPLRVGLDAVSAWKELLSGKSGYWLAVLKAHFAFVGWVFGPKQPSSNAYPRLKTVYQGSVVWQYFIRKKKIFSEIVKPA; this comes from the coding sequence TTGAAAAAATATTTACCACACTTGCAAACCCTCCCGCCTGTTGCTGTTGTTATTCTTAACTGGAATGGAAGAAATTTCCTGCAACAGTTTCTGCCTTCTGTATTGGCATCAACGTATACCAATCTGCAGGTGATCGTTGCTGATAATGCATCAACAGATGATTCGGTGCAGTTCTTACAACAAACATTTCCTTCAGTTGAGATATTAACCAGTAAAGAGAATTATGGATTTGCAAAAGGTTATAATTTTTTTCTGCAACAGGTAAAGGCTGATTATTATGTGTTACTGAACAGTGACGTGGAAGTAACAACAAACTGGATAGAACCTGTAATTGAGTTGATGGAAGCAGATAAAAGCATTGCAGCCTGTCAGCCAAAAATTCTTTCTTTTCATCAGAAAAATACATTTGAATATGCGGGTGCAAGTGGAGGGTGGATCGACACATTGGGTTATCCTTTTTCACGTGGCCGTGTGTTTGATGTGCTGGAGAAAGATAACGGACAATACAACAATGCAGTACCTGTTTTTTGGGCAAGTGGTGCTGCACTGTTTATCAGGTCACAATGTTTTCAGGAGATGAAGGGATTTGATGAATTCTTTTTTGCCCACCAGGAAGAGATCGATCTGTGCTGGCGATTACAGCGGGGTGGAAATAAAGTATATGTATGTCCACAATCAGTCGTGTATCATGTCGGCGGTGGCACCTTACCAACCGGCAGCAGCCAAAAAGTATTCCTCAACTTCCGTAACAACCTCGTGATGATCTGCAAAAATCTGCCGTGGTCTGAATTATGGTGGAAGGTTCCGTTGCGGGTTGGGTTAGATGCAGTATCTGCCTGGAAAGAATTACTAAGCGGTAAATCCGGCTATTGGCTGGCGGTGTTAAAAGCACATTTTGCCTTTGTTGGATGGGTATTCGGGCCAAAACAGCCCTCTTCAAACGCATATCCCCGTTTAAAAACCGTATATCAAGGATCGGTTGTGTGGCAGTATTTCATCCGGAAAAAGAAGATTTTTTCTGAAATTGTAAAGCCTGCCTGA
- a CDS encoding sensor histidine kinase, protein MLGQYFNWRTLLAMIAIGIVTGTIFYSNYLADKIAVDERLKVEQWVEAGKFLIMAPIDADTKLPSLIRNEQKSIPIIETDEKDSIVSYINIDSAKIANNPGYLASRLKEFKGQNQPIILEISKDPLLINKYYYGHSALLQQVRYYPMVQLFIVALFIIITIFSLQARNKSTQNQVWAGMAKETAHQLGTPVSSLQGWVEMLKEENAQSQIATEIEKDVQRLRLVSDRFGKIGSIPQLEPNNVVRQVEEMVEYIRKRATGKVHLEVKKNRADMIVAISPPLFDWVIENLLKNALDAMDGKGNITVDMHEEERTIIIDITDTGKGIASQNINRVFKPGFTTKKRGWGLGLSLSKRIIEQYHKGQLYVKHSEPGKGTTFRIVLKK, encoded by the coding sequence ATGCTTGGTCAATATTTTAACTGGCGAACATTACTGGCAATGATTGCCATTGGCATTGTAACCGGTACCATTTTTTATTCGAACTATCTCGCCGATAAAATTGCTGTTGATGAACGTTTGAAAGTGGAACAATGGGTTGAGGCCGGTAAATTCCTGATCATGGCACCAATTGATGCTGACACGAAACTCCCTTCGCTCATTCGAAATGAACAGAAATCGATTCCTATTATTGAAACAGATGAAAAGGATAGTATTGTTAGTTATATCAATATCGACAGTGCAAAAATTGCAAACAATCCCGGTTATCTCGCTTCCAGGTTAAAAGAATTTAAAGGTCAGAATCAACCTATCATTCTTGAAATAAGTAAAGACCCTTTACTCATCAATAAATATTATTATGGTCATTCTGCATTGCTGCAACAGGTACGTTACTACCCAATGGTTCAGTTGTTTATTGTGGCGCTCTTTATCATCATTACCATTTTCTCGTTGCAGGCAAGAAATAAATCGACCCAAAACCAGGTATGGGCTGGTATGGCTAAAGAAACGGCACATCAGTTGGGAACACCCGTTTCATCGTTACAAGGTTGGGTGGAAATGTTGAAAGAAGAAAACGCACAATCGCAAATTGCAACAGAGATCGAAAAAGATGTGCAGCGCCTGCGATTGGTGAGCGATCGCTTTGGCAAGATCGGCAGCATACCACAATTAGAACCGAATAATGTGGTAAGGCAGGTAGAAGAAATGGTGGAATATATCCGCAAACGGGCAACCGGAAAAGTACACCTGGAAGTGAAGAAGAATAGAGCGGATATGATCGTAGCAATTTCTCCCCCGCTCTTCGATTGGGTAATTGAAAACCTGCTCAAAAATGCACTTGATGCCATGGATGGAAAGGGAAATATTACAGTTGATATGCATGAGGAGGAACGAACCATCATCATTGATATCACAGATACAGGCAAAGGCATTGCATCGCAAAACATCAACCGAGTTTTTAAACCGGGCTTTACCACCAAGAAACGTGGCTGGGGCTTGGGCTTGTCGCTGAGTAAACGTATAATAGAACAATATCATAAAGGACAACTGTACGTAAAACACTCTGAGCCTGGAAAAGGCACTACATTCAGGATTGTGTTGAAAAAGTAG
- a CDS encoding VCBS repeat-containing protein — translation MNIIDQENIYNGGGIGIADFNNDGLQDIYFTGNMISNKLYLNKGKMQFDDITTIAKVEGEGKWSRGVSIIDINDDGLQDIYISCTMLSDSLKRENILYVNQGNSNKGLPVFKNLAREYGLADNSYTTQSAFFDYDNDGDLDVYMTVNMFAKRDNGNAYRPILKNGEHPNTDKLYRNDWDSAKHHPVFVDVSRKAGVLQEGYGHSVTICDLNLDGWKDVFVANDYLSENILYINNRNGTFTNHSSEYFKHTAYNAMGADVVDINNDGLSDVIELDMNPEDNYRKKMMLNSGNYQSYINNTYYGFQYQYVRNMLHVNMGLVNDGGDSTKRPVFAETGFYSGIAETDWSWAPLVADFDNDGLRDIIITNGFPRDVTDHDFMVYRNSTFALNDRKKLLAMIPQVKIENYAYRNTGNIRFENVGLKWGFNEPSFSNGAATADLDIDGDLDVVINNINDKAFLYENKLNNSENKLKHFLAVKLKSPAPNRNAYGAWVTIYYGINKQVYEVNPVRGYLSSNELMAWFGLDSINHVDSVEVIWPDNTKQVQYNVVANKTLVIDKSQNREVFNWKRPDESAMFTEVSNQLQVNYQHQPKDFNDYNIQKLLPHKLSEIGPVIATGDINGDELEDFVVSGNNNIRLFFQQESGQFKTDSLLIEHTSTDADLLLFDADNDADLDLYVCRGGYEQPSGSSYYTDALFLNNGQGKFLASIDSLPSVPISKSCVRAADFDKDGDIDLFLGGRVEPGNYPKAVSSIILRNDTRQGRVKYTDITASVAPVLQKVGLVCDAVWNDFNKDGEVDLVVVGEWMPITFFANKGGKFVDVTKSTGLNNQSGWWNCIKAADLDKDGDVDFVAGNTGLNSFFTFNENSPVNNYYNDFDKNGRFEFVTTKYLKNKKGILQEFIANGRDDVMDQIPALKKRYLSYSSFADAALKDIFLAEQWKGVEQHTASYFKTVVIRNNGNGVFRFEELPWQAQLSAVKDICIDDFDKDGIKDIVLTGNDFSFEVVHGRLDAFNGLFLQGLLTGGYRSLSLNESGLYIPMAGAKLRQLKTASGLSLLIASQYNGDLKVFKKN, via the coding sequence ATGAACATCATTGATCAGGAGAATATTTACAATGGTGGCGGAATTGGTATAGCCGATTTTAATAACGACGGTTTGCAGGATATTTACTTTACAGGTAATATGATCAGTAATAAACTTTATCTCAACAAAGGAAAAATGCAATTTGACGATATAACAACAATTGCAAAGGTTGAAGGAGAGGGCAAGTGGAGCAGGGGTGTTTCAATTATTGATATTAATGACGATGGATTACAGGATATTTATATTTCTTGTACCATGCTAAGTGATTCATTAAAGAGAGAAAACATCCTTTATGTGAATCAGGGAAATAGTAACAAAGGTCTACCGGTTTTTAAAAACTTGGCAAGAGAATATGGATTAGCAGATAACAGCTACACAACGCAATCAGCATTTTTTGATTATGATAATGATGGCGATCTGGATGTGTACATGACAGTGAACATGTTTGCAAAGAGGGACAATGGAAATGCATATCGACCAATCTTGAAAAACGGAGAACATCCAAATACAGACAAGCTTTATCGGAATGATTGGGATTCAGCAAAGCACCATCCGGTTTTTGTTGATGTGTCAAGGAAGGCAGGCGTGTTGCAGGAGGGGTATGGGCATTCTGTAACTATTTGTGATCTGAATCTTGATGGATGGAAGGATGTATTTGTCGCAAATGATTATTTATCAGAAAATATACTTTATATAAATAATCGAAACGGAACATTTACAAATCATTCAAGCGAATATTTTAAACATACGGCTTACAATGCCATGGGAGCTGACGTTGTGGATATTAACAATGATGGGCTGAGCGATGTGATTGAACTTGATATGAATCCCGAGGATAATTACCGAAAAAAAATGATGTTGAATTCAGGTAATTATCAGTCGTATATCAATAATACTTATTACGGATTTCAATATCAATATGTACGTAACATGTTGCATGTAAATATGGGTTTGGTAAATGATGGGGGAGATAGTACAAAGCGTCCCGTTTTTGCTGAAACTGGTTTTTACAGTGGCATCGCTGAGACCGATTGGAGCTGGGCACCACTTGTAGCCGATTTTGATAATGATGGTTTACGTGATATTATTATCACAAATGGCTTTCCTCGAGATGTAACCGATCATGACTTCATGGTATATCGCAACAGTACTTTTGCATTGAACGACCGTAAAAAACTATTAGCGATGATACCGCAAGTTAAAATCGAAAATTACGCTTATCGAAATACAGGTAACATCCGGTTCGAAAACGTTGGATTGAAATGGGGATTTAATGAGCCTTCATTTTCAAATGGAGCTGCAACAGCTGATCTTGACATTGATGGAGATCTTGATGTGGTAATTAATAATATAAATGACAAAGCTTTTCTTTATGAAAACAAGCTAAATAATTCGGAAAATAAATTAAAACATTTCCTGGCTGTTAAATTAAAATCACCTGCTCCAAATAGAAACGCATATGGAGCATGGGTTACAATTTACTATGGAATAAATAAGCAGGTGTATGAAGTAAATCCTGTACGTGGCTATTTATCTTCAAATGAACTTATGGCATGGTTTGGCTTAGACAGTATTAATCATGTTGATTCAGTCGAAGTAATATGGCCAGATAATACGAAGCAAGTTCAGTATAACGTTGTTGCTAATAAAACTCTTGTGATTGATAAGTCACAAAACAGAGAAGTATTTAACTGGAAAAGGCCAGATGAGTCTGCTATGTTTACAGAAGTAAGCAATCAGTTACAAGTCAACTATCAACATCAACCTAAAGATTTTAATGATTACAATATTCAAAAATTATTGCCTCATAAATTATCGGAGATCGGTCCGGTAATTGCAACCGGTGATATAAACGGAGATGAACTAGAAGATTTTGTTGTAAGTGGGAATAATAACATTCGTTTATTCTTTCAACAAGAAAGCGGGCAATTCAAAACCGATTCATTGTTGATTGAACACACATCAACAGATGCTGATCTTCTTTTGTTTGATGCAGACAATGATGCTGATCTTGATCTATATGTATGCAGAGGCGGCTATGAGCAACCGTCAGGATCTTCTTATTACACTGACGCATTGTTCTTGAATAACGGACAGGGGAAGTTCCTTGCATCAATTGATTCGTTACCATCTGTTCCAATAAGCAAATCTTGTGTACGTGCTGCAGATTTTGATAAGGATGGTGATATCGATCTTTTCCTTGGAGGAAGAGTAGAGCCCGGCAATTATCCGAAAGCAGTTTCATCGATCATACTTCGCAATGATACCAGGCAAGGGAGGGTAAAGTATACAGATATTACCGCATCGGTTGCGCCGGTATTGCAAAAAGTAGGATTGGTTTGTGATGCTGTATGGAATGATTTCAATAAAGACGGGGAGGTTGATCTTGTAGTTGTTGGTGAATGGATGCCAATTACTTTCTTTGCAAATAAAGGCGGCAAGTTCGTCGATGTTACAAAAAGTACAGGTCTAAATAATCAATCAGGCTGGTGGAATTGTATTAAAGCTGCAGATCTTGATAAAGATGGTGATGTGGATTTTGTTGCAGGTAATACCGGGCTCAACTCTTTTTTTACGTTCAACGAAAATAGTCCTGTCAATAATTACTATAATGATTTTGATAAGAATGGCCGCTTCGAATTTGTAACAACGAAATACTTAAAAAACAAAAAAGGAATATTACAGGAGTTTATTGCAAATGGAAGAGACGATGTGATGGATCAAATACCGGCACTTAAGAAAAGGTATCTATCCTACAGTAGCTTTGCTGATGCAGCTTTGAAAGATATATTCTTAGCCGAGCAATGGAAAGGCGTTGAACAACATACCGCTTCCTATTTTAAAACTGTTGTTATACGCAACAATGGAAATGGTGTCTTCCGTTTTGAAGAACTTCCGTGGCAGGCTCAGCTCTCTGCTGTAAAAGATATATGTATTGATGATTTTGATAAAGACGGCATCAAGGATATTGTATTAACCGGAAATGATTTTAGTTTTGAAGTAGTACATGGCCGGTTAGATGCCTTCAATGGTTTGTTTTTGCAAGGACTTTTAACCGGTGGCTACCGTTCCCTTTCATTGAACGAAAGTGGTTTATATATTCCGATGGCCGGAGCTAAGTTGCGGCAATTAAAAACTGCGTCAGGTTTGAGTTTGTTAATTGCATCGCAATACAACGGAGATTTAAAGGTTTTTAAGAAAAATTGA